The proteins below are encoded in one region of Enhydrobacter sp.:
- a CDS encoding DUF2254 domain-containing protein, with translation MKWGQLYAVRSYLRSALWVIPVAAYLASFIVIRILSAIDDALGWSWYWTMEISVVQNVLQGMVAATGTFLVFAFSSLLVAIQVASAQLSPRIIATTLLRDRNIRLIVALFVLTVSFDLGTLVRSQTHVPYLLLTVAIVFAGSSTVAFVYLIDHAARLLRPVSIVWRLGEAGIEVVEQVYPHKIASADRPSRPRPDLSVPMRTVVHNGVSAIVLAVDLDTLVAEAERTGGVIEFTHQIGDFVSVGEPIFLLYGGAASADDDVLQAAIAMGPERTIEQDATFAFRIIVDIAIKALSKAINDPTTAVLAIDQLHRLLRAVGRRHLHDDVVRDTTGNARLVFRTPDWKDFVQLACREIRLYGVENYQISRRMRAMLENLMQILPETRCAALQKELELLDHALERLNLQPDDLDLARVSDFQGLGGATRKRLAS, from the coding sequence ATGAAATGGGGACAACTGTACGCAGTACGCAGTTACCTGCGTTCAGCGCTATGGGTCATTCCCGTGGCGGCATATCTCGCATCGTTCATCGTCATCCGGATCCTCAGCGCGATCGACGATGCACTGGGATGGAGCTGGTATTGGACCATGGAGATCAGCGTGGTCCAGAACGTTCTTCAAGGAATGGTGGCGGCGACAGGGACATTCCTGGTTTTCGCCTTCAGCTCGCTCCTGGTTGCCATCCAGGTGGCCAGCGCCCAGCTTTCGCCCCGGATCATCGCCACGACCCTGCTTCGCGACAGAAACATCCGATTGATAGTCGCGCTGTTCGTTCTGACCGTCAGCTTCGACCTGGGAACCCTGGTCCGCTCACAGACACACGTTCCTTACCTGTTGCTTACAGTTGCGATTGTCTTCGCTGGCAGCTCCACGGTGGCATTTGTCTACCTGATCGACCACGCGGCCCGACTGCTGCGGCCGGTGAGCATCGTATGGCGTCTGGGCGAGGCAGGAATAGAAGTCGTGGAACAGGTCTATCCGCACAAGATTGCCAGTGCGGATCGGCCATCGCGGCCACGGCCAGACTTGAGCGTTCCGATGCGCACGGTCGTGCACAACGGCGTTTCGGCGATCGTCCTTGCCGTCGATCTCGACACACTGGTGGCGGAAGCCGAGAGGACCGGCGGCGTCATCGAGTTTACCCATCAGATTGGCGATTTTGTTTCGGTCGGTGAGCCCATCTTCCTCCTCTATGGAGGCGCCGCTTCTGCCGACGACGACGTGCTTCAGGCGGCAATCGCAATGGGTCCCGAACGCACGATCGAGCAGGACGCGACCTTCGCATTCCGCATCATCGTCGACATCGCCATCAAGGCGCTATCGAAGGCGATCAATGATCCCACCACTGCGGTGCTGGCCATCGACCAATTGCATCGTCTTCTCCGCGCCGTTGGACGACGGCATCTGCACGACGATGTAGTTCGCGACACCACCGGGAACGCCCGTCTCGTTTTTCGAACGCCCGACTGGAAGGATTTTGTGCAGCTCGCATGCCGTGAAATTCGCCTTTACGGCGTCGAGAACTATCAGATCAGCCGGCGCATGCGGGCGATGCTCGAGAACCTGATGCAAATCCTTCCCGAGACACGCTGCGCCGCGTTGCAGAAGGAGCTCGAGCTGCTCGATCACGCACTCGAACGGCTCAACCTGCAGCCGGACGATCTCGATCTTGCACGAGTTTCCGACTTCCAGGGTCTTGGAGGAGCCACCCGCAAACGACTTGCATCTTAG
- a CDS encoding DUF2950 domain-containing protein, with product MSNCLWRAFLALALGFWLSTGAAAQAPASLQGFPTAEAAADALTDAIRRDDDKAVAAMLGSGWHDFLPGSDRDDDEIRAKFLKAWDESHKILPQGDDKALVGVGTTGWVSPVPIVKQGNEWHYDVVAGEKEMQARRIGRNELFVIQTLLAIVDAQRDYVSLDPTKAGVPVYARRLLSSPGHKDGLYWESKPGEPESPLGPLVARAQPGELKAEDYHGYRFRLLYRQGPAAPGGAYDYLVKGRMIGGFAVLAWPVKYDETGVMTFMVSHSGDVYEQDLGPATAERAAAIASFNPDKEWEKADMTP from the coding sequence ATGAGCAACTGCCTTTGGCGGGCATTTCTGGCGCTGGCGCTCGGGTTCTGGCTTTCCACCGGTGCGGCGGCGCAGGCGCCAGCCTCGTTGCAGGGCTTTCCCACAGCCGAGGCGGCGGCGGATGCCCTGACCGATGCCATCCGCCGCGATGACGACAAGGCGGTCGCGGCGATGCTGGGCTCGGGCTGGCACGACTTCCTGCCGGGCTCGGATCGGGACGACGACGAGATTCGCGCCAAGTTCCTGAAGGCATGGGACGAGAGCCACAAGATCCTGCCCCAGGGTGACGACAAGGCTTTGGTCGGAGTCGGCACCACGGGTTGGGTCTCGCCCGTCCCGATCGTGAAGCAGGGCAACGAGTGGCACTACGATGTCGTCGCCGGCGAGAAGGAGATGCAGGCGCGGCGGATCGGACGCAATGAGCTCTTCGTGATCCAGACGCTGCTCGCCATTGTCGATGCTCAACGCGACTATGTCTCGCTCGATCCGACGAAGGCCGGTGTTCCGGTGTATGCGCGCCGATTGCTGAGCTCGCCCGGACACAAGGATGGCTTGTACTGGGAAAGCAAGCCCGGTGAGCCGGAGAGCCCGCTCGGCCCGTTGGTCGCCAGGGCACAGCCAGGCGAGCTGAAGGCCGAGGACTATCACGGCTATCGCTTCCGTCTCCTCTACAGGCAGGGGCCGGCCGCACCCGGCGGCGCCTACGACTATCTGGTGAAGGGGCGCATGATCGGCGGGTTCGCCGTCCTCGCCTGGCCCGTCAAGTACGACGAGACGGGTGTCATGACCTTCATGGTGAGCCACAGCGGCGACGTCTACGAGCAGGATCTGGGTCCGGCCACTGCCGAACGGGCGGCTGCTATTGCCTCATTCAATCCGGACAAGGAGTGGGAGAAGGCCGACATGACGCCCTGA
- a CDS encoding DUF3300 domain-containing protein yields MIVLSLAAIVAAAARRAWAQEGKKPFSPEELDQMLAPIALYQDALLSQMLMAASYPLEVVEAARWSQANPALKGDAAVAAVKDKNWDVSVKSLVAFPPVLSQMNDHLDWTQKLGDAMIEQQQDVADSIQRLRARAADAGNLQTTKEQVVRTETSSGGERIIVVEQSDPQVVYVPSYNPGWAYGTWPYPAYPPVYYPFGGALASGFMWGLGFAAAGAIFGGWNWGYGRGGSYVNINANRAVNIDRSFNRANVGNGNRWQHDAGHRRGVAYRDPATRQRYGQSRPGVEQRQQFRGRIDQPSRPGNVANARPGPGGAGSGRPGQGNIANARPGQGAGNVQQRRGNQAGQRQGGGGFGGVNGGQQVNREAARGRAQQGRASSHRNVQRPSGGGGRPGGGGRPGGGGRR; encoded by the coding sequence ATGATCGTTCTGTCGCTCGCGGCCATTGTGGCCGCGGCGGCTCGCAGGGCGTGGGCACAGGAAGGCAAGAAGCCGTTCTCTCCCGAGGAGCTCGACCAGATGCTGGCACCGATCGCCCTCTACCAGGACGCGCTGCTGTCGCAGATGCTGATGGCTGCGTCCTATCCGCTGGAAGTGGTCGAGGCGGCGCGCTGGTCGCAAGCCAATCCGGCGTTGAAGGGTGACGCCGCGGTAGCGGCGGTGAAAGACAAGAACTGGGACGTCAGCGTGAAGTCGCTGGTCGCGTTCCCGCCCGTCCTGTCGCAGATGAACGATCATCTCGACTGGACGCAGAAGCTCGGCGACGCGATGATCGAACAGCAGCAGGACGTGGCCGACTCGATCCAGCGCCTGCGCGCTCGCGCAGCAGATGCCGGCAACCTGCAAACCACCAAGGAGCAGGTCGTCAGGACCGAGACCTCGTCCGGAGGCGAAAGGATCATCGTCGTCGAACAGAGCGATCCGCAAGTCGTCTACGTGCCGTCCTACAATCCAGGCTGGGCCTACGGGACCTGGCCCTATCCGGCCTATCCGCCGGTCTACTATCCGTTCGGTGGCGCGCTCGCCAGCGGCTTCATGTGGGGTTTGGGGTTCGCTGCCGCTGGCGCCATCTTCGGCGGATGGAACTGGGGTTATGGCCGCGGCGGCAGCTATGTGAACATCAACGCGAACCGTGCCGTGAACATCGACCGCAGCTTCAACCGTGCCAATGTCGGCAACGGCAACCGCTGGCAACACGATGCCGGGCACCGTCGGGGCGTCGCCTATCGTGATCCCGCCACGCGCCAGAGATATGGCCAGTCGCGGCCGGGTGTCGAGCAGCGCCAGCAGTTCCGGGGGAGGATCGATCAGCCGTCGCGGCCCGGCAATGTCGCCAACGCGCGACCCGGGCCGGGCGGCGCCGGCTCCGGCCGCCCGGGCCAGGGCAATATCGCCAATGCACGTCCTGGTCAGGGGGCGGGCAATGTCCAGCAACGGCGCGGCAACCAGGCCGGCCAGCGGCAGGGTGGTGGTGGCTTCGGTGGGGTCAATGGTGGTCAGCAGGTCAACCGGGAAGCCGCCCGCGGTCGCGCCCAACAGGGAAGGGCATCCTCGCATCGGAATGTGCAGCGTCCGTCCGGCGGTGGAGGACGGCCCGGTGGCGGCGGTCGGCCGGGAGGGGGAGGGCGGCGATGA